In Tachysurus fulvidraco isolate hzauxx_2018 chromosome 1, HZAU_PFXX_2.0, whole genome shotgun sequence, a single window of DNA contains:
- the trmt10b gene encoding tRNA methyltransferase 10 homolog B isoform X2, translating into MEMNKNVEIIEKQKSSFEDRDLNDESLAGMMDFLSIDVDLSSSASNREGTLYSKNVMRKQRNWERRLEAKKSKRKEEKQRRKQNQQDKDVLSQLSKRVIKAITRERLEEARAAGPRLCVDLSMSDCMSHKEISRLAGQIRRLYGSNKKATQPFHIFLTDMKEDSLLYKECIRMNEGFLNYLIDVTEESWIDLFPTEDIIYLTPDASEALEEVNGDKVFILGGLVDESIQKKRSYTRAKELRVQIARLPIDEYMVKRPNPKNFHSKILAINQVFEILLTFRDTGSWSKALSAGVPTGKGYVVSSEAEADLTC; encoded by the exons atggaaatgaataaaaatgtggaaATAATTGAGAAACAGAAGTCTAGCTTTGAAGACAGGGATCTAAATGATGAGTCTCTGGCGGGCATGATGGACTTTCTCAGCATTGATGTGGACCTGAGCTCCAGTGCGTCAAACAGAGAGGGAACATTATACTCT AAAAATGTAATGCGAAAGCAGCGGAACTGGGAGAGGAGACTGGAGGCAAAAAAGAGcaagaggaaagaggaaaaacagagaAGGAAACAGAACCAGCAAGATAAAG ATGTTTTGTCTCAGCTCAGTAAACGCGTGATCAAGGCTATCACAAGGGAGCGTCTAGAGGAGGCTAGAGCCGCTGGACCCAGACTGTGTGTAGATCTCAGCATGAGCGACTGCATGTCACACAAA GAAATCAGTCGTCTCGCCGGTCAAATCAGACGCCTCTATGGGTCCAATAAGAAAGCCACGCAGCCATTTCACATCTTCCTCACAGACATGAAAGAAGACAGTCTGCTTTATAAAGAGTGCATCAGAATGAATGAAGGCTTCCTGAACTACTTG ATTGATGTCACTGAGGAGAGCTGGATAGATCTTTTTCCTACTGAggacatcatttatttaactcCAGATGCGAGTGAAG CTTTAGAGGAAGTAAATGGAGATAAGGTCTTTATTCTTGGAGGCTTGGTCGATGAAAGCATTCAAAAG AAACGGAGCTACACTAGGGCAAAAGAGCTCAGGGTGCAGATCGCAAGGTTGCCCATTGATGAGTACATGGTGAAAAGACCAAACCCCAAGAACTTTCACTCAAAAATCCTAGCCATCAACCAAG TATTCGAAATCCTGCTGACTTTTCGTGATACTGGAAGCTGGAGCAAAGCCCTCAGTGCTGGAGTTCCCACAGGAAAAGGATATGTTGTGTCTTCAGAAGCAGAGGCAGATTTAACATGCTGA
- the trmt10b gene encoding tRNA methyltransferase 10 homolog B isoform X1: protein MEMNKNVEIIEKQKSSFEDRDLNDESLAGMMDFLSIDVDLSSSASNREGTLYSKNVMRKQRNWERRLEAKKSKRKEEKQRRKQNQQDKADVLSQLSKRVIKAITRERLEEARAAGPRLCVDLSMSDCMSHKEISRLAGQIRRLYGSNKKATQPFHIFLTDMKEDSLLYKECIRMNEGFLNYLIDVTEESWIDLFPTEDIIYLTPDASEALEEVNGDKVFILGGLVDESIQKKRSYTRAKELRVQIARLPIDEYMVKRPNPKNFHSKILAINQVFEILLTFRDTGSWSKALSAGVPTGKGYVVSSEAEADLTC from the exons atggaaatgaataaaaatgtggaaATAATTGAGAAACAGAAGTCTAGCTTTGAAGACAGGGATCTAAATGATGAGTCTCTGGCGGGCATGATGGACTTTCTCAGCATTGATGTGGACCTGAGCTCCAGTGCGTCAAACAGAGAGGGAACATTATACTCT AAAAATGTAATGCGAAAGCAGCGGAACTGGGAGAGGAGACTGGAGGCAAAAAAGAGcaagaggaaagaggaaaaacagagaAGGAAACAGAACCAGCAAGATAAAG CAGATGTTTTGTCTCAGCTCAGTAAACGCGTGATCAAGGCTATCACAAGGGAGCGTCTAGAGGAGGCTAGAGCCGCTGGACCCAGACTGTGTGTAGATCTCAGCATGAGCGACTGCATGTCACACAAA GAAATCAGTCGTCTCGCCGGTCAAATCAGACGCCTCTATGGGTCCAATAAGAAAGCCACGCAGCCATTTCACATCTTCCTCACAGACATGAAAGAAGACAGTCTGCTTTATAAAGAGTGCATCAGAATGAATGAAGGCTTCCTGAACTACTTG ATTGATGTCACTGAGGAGAGCTGGATAGATCTTTTTCCTACTGAggacatcatttatttaactcCAGATGCGAGTGAAG CTTTAGAGGAAGTAAATGGAGATAAGGTCTTTATTCTTGGAGGCTTGGTCGATGAAAGCATTCAAAAG AAACGGAGCTACACTAGGGCAAAAGAGCTCAGGGTGCAGATCGCAAGGTTGCCCATTGATGAGTACATGGTGAAAAGACCAAACCCCAAGAACTTTCACTCAAAAATCCTAGCCATCAACCAAG TATTCGAAATCCTGCTGACTTTTCGTGATACTGGAAGCTGGAGCAAAGCCCTCAGTGCTGGAGTTCCCACAGGAAAAGGATATGTTGTGTCTTCAGAAGCAGAGGCAGATTTAACATGCTGA